In Amycolatopsis sulphurea, one genomic interval encodes:
- a CDS encoding WXG100 family type VII secretion target produces MAAAEKFADRNLKIGAQPGLIADLVGSHEQAKAEILTALRSLEKVCEASAAELDRAWQMYDRNDHASAGRLDQTYPDPGGPPPMPPLPGIPAPRGPEAVQQTTFPVGRLTEPKADGFTNPLQLLNDLGNLLSPGYWSQKVLESTIGVNPAQEFSGWVAGDWEQFAKASDALNSLSFFCSDAGQDLKATVNALLTSWSGNAANEAFQYFTRLGEVVNDYSRGLADLRDKYREAAQGVWEFSESINDLIQSIFDNVFWAAIEVAAGAALSETVVGAAAFWGLAALECKGIVDDWKQMTNLLMNIQNTIRIIHGGILDVAGASGTFQAHPLPAGYDHPGA; encoded by the coding sequence GTGGCGGCCGCGGAGAAATTCGCGGACCGGAACCTCAAGATAGGCGCACAACCCGGCTTGATCGCCGACCTGGTCGGCAGCCATGAGCAAGCGAAGGCAGAGATCCTTACCGCGCTGCGTAGCCTGGAGAAGGTCTGCGAGGCGAGCGCGGCCGAGCTGGATCGCGCTTGGCAGATGTACGACCGGAACGACCACGCATCGGCCGGACGGCTGGACCAGACCTATCCCGATCCCGGCGGCCCGCCGCCGATGCCGCCGCTGCCCGGAATCCCCGCCCCTCGGGGACCGGAGGCCGTCCAGCAGACCACGTTTCCGGTCGGCCGGCTCACCGAGCCCAAGGCCGACGGGTTCACCAACCCCCTTCAGCTCCTCAACGATCTGGGCAATCTCCTCAGCCCGGGGTATTGGAGCCAGAAGGTCCTCGAAAGCACGATCGGGGTGAACCCGGCTCAGGAGTTCTCCGGCTGGGTGGCCGGCGATTGGGAACAGTTCGCCAAAGCGTCGGATGCGCTGAACTCCCTGTCGTTCTTCTGCTCCGATGCAGGACAGGATCTCAAGGCCACGGTCAACGCATTGCTGACCTCCTGGAGCGGCAACGCGGCCAATGAGGCCTTCCAGTATTTCACCAGGCTCGGCGAGGTGGTCAATGACTACAGCCGTGGTCTGGCGGATCTGCGAGACAAGTACCGCGAGGCCGCCCAGGGAGTATGGGAGTTCTCGGAGTCGATCAACGACTTGATTCAGAGCATCTTCGACAATGTCTTCTGGGCCGCGATAGAGGTCGCTGCCGGAGCCGCGTTGTCCGAGACGGTGGTCGGCGCGGCCGCGTTCTGGGGGCTGGCGGCGCTGGAGTGCAAGGGCATCGTCGACGACTGGAAACAGATGACCAATCTGCTGATGAACATCCAGAACACCATCCGGATCATTCACGGCGGAATTCTCGATGTCGCCGGTGCCAGTGGCACATTTCAAGCGCACCCGCTGCCCGCAGGCTACGATCACCCCGGCGCGTGA
- a CDS encoding creatininase family protein, which produces MRPSRQGRRRRFRRPRSLPRTWTEVVEQHCGRGDAVGGHADIAETSVMLAPIPRRCERTPWPRSGSRDARCRLPRRPSENGVLGDPAGASAELGWLCMDAVTEVLVDYFSSAANGNVGAWATGSIHRSSGDGSRTSSAGPIAGVVGHAGDAVSLCRQSTPSTPAVRYAERLDGYAEEGSWVSLSILFSSACTRGSSRTISRTWRPRRNSRTGTSR; this is translated from the coding sequence ATGCGTCCCTCCCGCCAGGGTCGGCGTCGTCGTTTTCGCCGACCGCGGTCGCTTCCTCGCACGTGGACCGAGGTCGTCGAGCAGCACTGCGGTCGCGGCGATGCGGTCGGCGGGCACGCGGATATCGCCGAAACTTCGGTGATGCTCGCCCCGATCCCACGTCGGTGCGAACGGACGCCGTGGCCCCGGTCCGGATCCCGCGATGCTCGCTGCCGTCTCCCGCGAAGGCCGAGCGAGAACGGCGTCTTGGGCGATCCGGCCGGCGCCTCGGCCGAGCTTGGGTGGCTCTGCATGGACGCTGTCACGGAGGTACTGGTCGACTACTTCTCCAGCGCGGCCAACGGTAACGTCGGCGCCTGGGCGACCGGCAGCATCCACAGATCGTCCGGAGACGGCTCCCGGACCTCGTCGGCCGGACCGATCGCTGGGGTCGTAGGTCATGCGGGGGACGCTGTGTCTTTGTGTCGCCAATCAACCCCGTCGACCCCGGCGGTGCGTTACGCTGAGCGTCTGGACGGCTACGCAGAGGAGGGCTCGTGGGTTTCGCTGTCGATACTTTTCAGCTCGGCGTGTACGCGGGGATCGTCAAGAACCATCAGCAGGACGTGGCGGCCGCGGAGAAATTCGCGGACCGGAACCTCAAGATAG
- a CDS encoding creatininase family protein: MWSDRAARAAPAASVDADHAGALAVRVAARLDALVAPTLGIGCSEHHMAFAGNLSISPLGALPRLLPKPCAARRATAKLIEGP; encoded by the coding sequence ATGTGGAGCGATCGAGCAGCACGGGCCGCGCCTGCCGCTTCGGTGGATGCCGACCACGCGGGCGCGCTCGCGGTGCGGGTGGCCGCGCGGCTCGATGCCCTTGTCGCGCCCACGCTCGGAATCGGGTGCTCCGAGCATCACATGGCGTTCGCCGGCAACCTCTCGATCAGCCCCCTCGGCGCTCTTCCTCGATTGTTGCCGAAGCCTTGCGCGGCACGCAGGGCCACGGCAAAGTTGATCGAGGGCCCGTGA
- a CDS encoding long-chain-fatty-acid--CoA ligase — MTFNLATILRESAAATPDKPLLHTSRSTITYAEVDRRSARVAAALRARGLTTGHPVAVVLGNTPEFVVSYFGILRAGLTMMPLNPQLTAREIAYHLRDSGARLVITSGTGLHAVRQAVDEVGPLPIYAVSDGELPEGSVPFASLEQFEPAADIHPTASDDTAVLLYTSGTTGEPKGAELTHFQLYMNCSVGGALMGFTPQDVTTSVLPLFHVFGLSALLNATVRYGASTILIERFAPEEVLEALDRHGATVFAGVPTMFSALLHAGEGRRGLGRVRTAISGGASMPAEVIRSFEAAFPGTTVLEGYGLSETASTTTFNVSPAERRFGSIGRPIWGVEVAIVDQDDRPIGPGPDHVGEIVVRGHNVMKGYYRRPEATASAIREGWFHTGDLGYRDADGYFYVVDRLKDLIIRGGYNVYPREIEEVLYEIPGVAQAAVIGRADDRLGEEIVAFVAAAPGVSLDATAVQQHCRERLAAYKCPRQIRLLKSLPLGATGKILKRKLRERETGTEKSAVADDGGGDSTGSATDRAKGTRGVKTRP, encoded by the coding sequence ATGACCTTCAACCTGGCGACCATCCTGCGCGAATCGGCGGCCGCGACCCCGGACAAGCCGTTGCTGCACACCAGCCGGTCGACGATCACCTACGCCGAAGTCGACCGGCGTTCCGCCCGGGTGGCGGCCGCACTCCGGGCCCGCGGCCTGACGACCGGTCACCCGGTCGCGGTGGTGCTGGGCAACACTCCCGAGTTCGTCGTCTCCTATTTCGGGATCCTCCGTGCGGGCCTGACGATGATGCCGCTGAACCCGCAGCTGACCGCCCGCGAAATCGCCTACCACCTCCGCGACAGCGGAGCCCGGCTCGTCATCACCTCCGGCACCGGCCTGCACGCGGTGCGGCAGGCGGTGGACGAGGTCGGCCCCCTCCCGATTTACGCGGTGTCCGACGGGGAGCTTCCGGAAGGGAGCGTCCCGTTCGCATCACTCGAGCAGTTCGAGCCCGCGGCGGACATTCACCCCACAGCGTCGGACGATACCGCTGTACTGCTTTACACGAGCGGCACGACCGGCGAACCGAAGGGCGCCGAACTCACCCATTTCCAGCTGTACATGAACTGCTCGGTCGGCGGTGCGCTCATGGGGTTCACCCCGCAGGACGTGACGACCTCCGTGCTCCCGCTGTTCCATGTCTTCGGCCTGTCGGCCCTGCTGAACGCCACCGTCAGGTACGGCGCGAGCACGATTCTCATCGAGCGCTTCGCCCCCGAGGAGGTGCTCGAGGCGCTCGACCGCCACGGAGCCACGGTCTTCGCCGGCGTCCCGACGATGTTCTCCGCCCTGCTCCACGCCGGCGAGGGCCGGCGCGGCCTCGGCCGCGTCCGCACCGCCATCTCCGGTGGCGCCTCGATGCCCGCAGAGGTCATCCGCAGCTTCGAGGCGGCGTTCCCGGGGACGACGGTGCTCGAAGGGTACGGGTTGTCCGAAACCGCCAGCACCACGACGTTCAACGTCAGCCCGGCCGAGCGCAGGTTCGGCTCGATCGGCCGGCCGATCTGGGGTGTCGAAGTCGCGATCGTCGACCAGGATGACCGGCCGATCGGCCCCGGACCGGACCACGTGGGTGAAATCGTCGTCCGCGGCCACAATGTGATGAAGGGCTACTACCGCCGCCCGGAGGCAACGGCCTCGGCGATCCGCGAGGGGTGGTTCCACACCGGCGATCTCGGGTACCGGGACGCGGACGGCTACTTCTACGTGGTGGACCGGCTCAAGGACTTGATCATCCGAGGCGGGTACAACGTCTATCCCCGCGAGATCGAGGAGGTTCTGTACGAGATCCCCGGTGTGGCACAAGCCGCCGTGATCGGGCGGGCCGACGATCGCCTCGGCGAGGAGATCGTCGCCTTCGTCGCCGCCGCCCCCGGCGTATCACTCGACGCCACCGCGGTGCAGCAGCACTGCCGCGAACGCCTCGCAGCCTACAAATGCCCTCGGCAGATCCGGCTGCTGAAGTCGCTGCCGCTGGGAGCCACCGGCAAGATCCTCAAGCGCAAGCTCCGCGAACGGGAAACCGGTACCGAGAAATCAGCAGTGGCAGATGACGGCGGCGGGGACTCGACAGGTTCGGCAACGGACCGCGCGAAAGGAACCCGAGGCGTAAAAACAAGGCCATGA